In a single window of the Nocardiopsis composta genome:
- a CDS encoding serine hydrolase, which translates to MSTEALVRELRAELDDGGLRGSFLVRDLRTGEEAGIEPDLEFPTASLVKIPLAVAVLERVRAGEVDGAEPVLLRPGGAPTGVGRFRHPARIAVEDLLYLAMAVSDNVAAEALFTLAPPARVTESLRRMGVRGITVRHPLSELGDTPADRLGPSDAYLAHTLAIGAGTAGRGHMVPQLDVTVGNSGTARAFTDLLQELWSPTAVDPAIAERIRELMADNLMRQRLTPDFASDASRWSSKTGTLLNLRHEVGVVEHADGQAFAVSVLTESRVPAIIQPGAEALMARVAGALRDHLRGG; encoded by the coding sequence ATGAGCACCGAGGCCCTCGTCCGGGAGCTGCGCGCCGAACTCGACGACGGCGGACTGCGCGGCTCCTTCCTCGTCCGCGACCTGCGCACCGGTGAGGAGGCGGGCATCGAACCGGACCTGGAGTTCCCCACCGCCTCGCTGGTGAAGATCCCGCTCGCGGTGGCGGTCCTGGAACGGGTCCGCGCCGGCGAGGTGGACGGCGCCGAACCGGTGCTGCTGCGCCCCGGCGGCGCACCGACCGGCGTCGGCCGGTTCCGCCACCCGGCCCGGATCGCCGTGGAGGACCTGCTCTACCTCGCCATGGCGGTCAGCGACAACGTGGCCGCCGAGGCCCTGTTCACCCTCGCGCCGCCCGCGCGGGTCACCGAGTCGCTGCGGCGGATGGGCGTCCGCGGGATCACCGTCCGGCACCCGCTGAGCGAGCTCGGCGACACCCCGGCCGACCGCCTCGGCCCGAGCGACGCCTACCTGGCGCACACCCTGGCCATCGGCGCGGGCACCGCCGGCCGCGGCCACATGGTGCCCCAGCTCGACGTCACCGTGGGCAACTCGGGGACGGCGCGGGCCTTCACCGACCTGCTCCAGGAGCTGTGGTCCCCCACCGCGGTCGACCCGGCGATCGCCGAGCGGATCCGCGAGCTGATGGCCGACAACCTGATGCGCCAGCGGCTGACCCCCGACTTCGCCTCCGACGCCTCCCGGTGGTCCTCCAAGACCGGCACCCTGCTCAACCTCCGGCACGAGGTCGGCGTGGTCGAGCACGCCGACGGCCAGGCGTTCGCCGTCTCGGTGCTCACCGAGTCCCGGGTCCCGGCGATCATCCAGCCCGGCGCCGAAGCCCTGATGGCCCGCGTCGCCGGAGCCCTCCGCGACCACCTCCGCGGCGGCTAG
- the bla gene encoding class A beta-lactamase yields the protein MKTQFARRIGVASLAALALAPIAACSGAGAPEGSATEVSAEQDLQAAVEKEFKELEKEYDTRLGVYAVDTGSEEEIGYRADERFAYCSTFKALAVGALLDRYSDDKLDEVVTYTEDDLVEHSPITEKHVDTGMSLREISDAAVRYSDNTAANLLFDQLDGPKGMEARLRGIGDETTSMDRYETELNEAVPGDERDTSTPRALAADLREYTLGDTLAEEESAFLTDLLERNTTGDDLIRAGVPDDWKVGDKTGGGDYGTRNDIAVLWPAGDAEPIVVAILTSRDDKDAEWQDALVADAAEVVADTLG from the coding sequence ATGAAGACCCAGTTCGCGCGGCGCATCGGAGTCGCCTCGCTGGCCGCGCTGGCGCTCGCGCCGATCGCCGCCTGCTCGGGCGCCGGCGCCCCTGAGGGCAGCGCCACCGAGGTCTCGGCCGAGCAGGACCTGCAGGCCGCTGTGGAGAAGGAGTTCAAGGAGCTGGAGAAGGAGTACGACACCCGGCTCGGGGTCTACGCCGTGGACACCGGCTCGGAGGAGGAGATCGGCTACCGTGCCGACGAGCGGTTCGCCTACTGCTCCACGTTCAAGGCGCTGGCCGTCGGCGCGCTCCTGGACCGCTACTCCGACGACAAGCTCGACGAGGTGGTCACCTACACCGAGGACGACCTGGTGGAGCACTCCCCCATCACCGAGAAGCACGTCGACACCGGCATGTCGCTGCGCGAGATCAGCGACGCCGCGGTCCGCTACAGCGACAACACCGCCGCCAACCTGCTGTTCGACCAGCTCGACGGGCCGAAGGGGATGGAGGCCCGGCTCCGCGGGATCGGCGATGAGACCACCAGCATGGACCGCTACGAGACCGAGCTGAACGAGGCCGTCCCCGGCGACGAGCGGGACACCAGCACCCCCCGCGCGCTCGCCGCCGACCTGCGCGAATACACCTTGGGCGACACGCTGGCCGAGGAGGAGAGCGCCTTCCTCACCGACCTGCTGGAGCGCAACACCACCGGTGACGACCTGATCCGGGCCGGCGTCCCGGACGACTGGAAGGTCGGCGACAAGACCGGCGGCGGCGACTACGGCACCCGCAACGACATCGCGGTGCTGTGGCCCGCAGGCGACGCCGAGCCGATCGTCGTCGCCATCCTGACCAGCCGGGACGACAAGGACGCCGAGTGGCAGGACGCCCTGGTCGCCGACGCCGCCGAGGTGG
- the bla gene encoding class A beta-lactamase: MRIRFTRGAGTASLAALALVPIAACSGGAPDGTAAEVSAQESLGMAAKDTLPAGVEQAFTELEEEHDARLGVYAVDTGSQEELAYRADERFAYCSTFKALAVGALLREHPEEKLDEVVTYSEEDVIGYSPITEKHVDTGMSLRDIGDAAVRYSDNTAGNLLFEQFDGPKGLQAELREIGDETTSMDRYETDLSEAVPGDERDTSTPRALAADLREYTLGDSLTDSEQEYLTDLLERNTTGDKLIRAGVPDDWKVGDKTGSGGYGTRNDIAVVHPPDGDPIVIAIMTSRDEKDAERREALVADAAEVVADTLG; this comes from the coding sequence ATGAGGATCCGCTTCACACGGGGCGCCGGGACGGCGTCGCTGGCCGCGCTGGCGCTCGTACCGATCGCCGCCTGCTCGGGCGGCGCCCCGGACGGCACCGCCGCCGAGGTCTCGGCCCAGGAGAGCCTGGGCATGGCGGCGAAGGACACCCTGCCGGCCGGGGTCGAGCAGGCCTTCACCGAGCTGGAGGAGGAGCACGACGCCCGGCTCGGCGTCTACGCCGTGGACACCGGCTCGCAGGAGGAGCTCGCCTACCGTGCCGACGAGCGGTTCGCCTACTGCTCCACGTTCAAGGCGCTGGCCGTCGGCGCGCTGCTCCGGGAGCACCCCGAGGAGAAGCTGGACGAGGTGGTCACCTACTCCGAGGAGGACGTGATCGGGTACTCGCCGATCACCGAGAAGCACGTCGACACCGGCATGTCGCTGCGCGACATCGGCGACGCCGCGGTCCGCTACAGCGACAACACCGCGGGCAACCTGCTGTTCGAGCAGTTCGACGGACCCAAGGGCCTCCAGGCCGAGCTGCGCGAGATCGGCGACGAGACCACCAGCATGGACCGCTACGAGACCGACCTGAGCGAGGCGGTCCCCGGCGACGAGCGGGACACCAGTACCCCCCGCGCGCTCGCCGCCGACCTGCGCGAATATACCCTCGGTGACTCTCTCACCGACAGCGAGCAGGAGTACCTGACCGATCTGCTGGAGCGCAACACCACCGGCGACAAGCTGATCCGGGCCGGCGTCCCGGACGACTGGAAGGTCGGCGACAAGACCGGCAGCGGCGGCTACGGCACCCGCAACGACATCGCCGTGGTGCACCCGCCGGACGGCGACCCGATCGTCATCGCGATCATGACCAGCCGCGACGAGAAGGACGCCGAGCGGCGGGAGGCGCTGGTCGCCGACGCCGCCGAGGTGGTCGCCGACACCCTCGGCTGA
- a CDS encoding LysR family transcriptional regulator, translating into MDLVGACKAFVSVSERGSFTLGASAARIPQPVASRRVAALEKHLGGRLIDRSARRAVLTPFGREMLPSAKRLVELAEAMEHDAERARLTPLRFAVPDVCSTLDLARLDAEAREHDVHLDFQPARPDERAELLRSQQVRAALTAVPVSESAWTVPLGLAAAVPPRARVLHVETLRVGRGDRSAPGRRIWIQPEDDVPHIRDRLTRLRDSVGLRPAQVAVAAALAPAVAAVLGSADLLLCSAKQAEELELHWRPIGGIDLARGYEVAGGAGDEAERIRERLGTGIAHCLGAPPRGGGAA; encoded by the coding sequence ATGGATCTCGTCGGCGCCTGCAAGGCGTTCGTCAGTGTGAGCGAACGCGGCAGCTTCACCCTCGGCGCGTCGGCCGCCCGCATCCCCCAGCCGGTGGCCAGCCGCCGCGTCGCCGCTCTGGAGAAGCACCTGGGCGGGCGGCTGATCGACCGCTCGGCCCGCAGGGCCGTGCTCACCCCGTTCGGCAGGGAGATGCTCCCCTCGGCCAAACGCCTGGTGGAGCTGGCCGAGGCGATGGAGCACGACGCGGAGCGCGCCCGGCTCACCCCGCTCCGCTTCGCCGTCCCGGACGTCTGCTCCACCCTGGACCTCGCCCGCCTCGACGCCGAGGCCCGCGAGCACGACGTCCACCTCGACTTCCAGCCGGCCCGGCCGGACGAGCGGGCCGAGCTGCTCCGCTCCCAGCAGGTCCGGGCCGCCCTCACCGCGGTCCCGGTGAGCGAGAGCGCCTGGACGGTTCCGCTGGGCCTGGCCGCGGCGGTCCCGCCGCGCGCCCGGGTGCTGCACGTGGAGACCCTCCGGGTGGGCCGCGGCGACCGGTCCGCGCCGGGCCGCCGCATCTGGATCCAACCGGAGGACGACGTTCCGCACATCCGGGACCGGCTCACCCGGCTGCGCGACTCGGTGGGGCTGCGCCCCGCCCAGGTCGCGGTGGCCGCCGCCCTCGCCCCGGCGGTCGCCGCCGTGCTCGGCTCCGCCGACCTGCTGCTCTGCTCGGCCAAGCAGGCCGAGGAGCTGGAGCTGCACTGGCGCCCGATCGGCGGCATCGACCTGGCCCGCGGCTACGAGGTCGCGGGCGGCGCGGGCGACGAGGCGGAGCGCATCCGCGAGCGGCTGGGCACCGGGATCGCGCACTGCCTGGGCGCCCCGCCCCGGGGAGGGGGTGCGGCATGA